CGCGCCGCGCTGCGGCTGCCCGGTCAGATCCGCAAGGCTGTGGAAGAGCACCGCGCGATCCTGGACGCGATCAGCCGCTCGGACGCGGCGGCTGCCCGCGAGATCACGCTGAAGCACTTGCTGGACGCCAAAACCTACGCCCACGACTACGCCGCGCACGAACCCGCACCGCAGGACCACGCGCAAGGATGATGCCCGCCTCCGCCGATCGCGCTACGGTATTCATAAGTTTGTGAAAACTCTGTCGCGCAGGGGGTCCGGATGGAGAAAGTTCACTTCACCGAGGAAAAGGCCACCAATCTCGGCACGCTGTACGCCCGCGCGCTCGACGCGCGCCGTCCTGATCCGATCCTCGGCGACACCGCCGCCGACGAGGCGGTGCGCCGGATCGACTACGACTTCCGCAAGCTCGGCGTCAACGAGAACGCCGCCGTCTCGGTCGCGATCCGGGCCCGCGCCATCGACGAGAGGGCCGGCAAGTGGCTGGCCGAACGCCCGGACGCGGTCGTCGTGCATCTCGGCTGCGGCATGGACACCCGGGTGTTCCGGCTCGCCCCGCCGCCGACCGTGTCCTGGTTCGACGTCGACTATCCCGAGGTGGTCGACGTCCGCACGCGCCTCTACCCGCAGCGGCCCGGCTATACGATGATCGGCTCGTCGGTCACCGATTTCGACTGGCTGGACCAGGTTCCCGGCGACCGCGAGACACTGATCGTCGCCGAGGGGGTCACCATGTACCTCACCGCGCAGTCCGGCGGCGAGCTGATCCGGCGGCTGGTCGGCAAGTTCCCGTCCGGCCGGATCGTGTCCGACTTCTTCAGCACGCTCGGCATCAAGGCGCAGGCGCTGAACCCGGTCGTCCGCCGGGCCGGCGCGACCTTGCATTGGGGCATCGACGATCCGCACGAGCTGGAGCGCTACGGCCTGCGCGTGGTGTCCTGTTTGGACGCTACCGACTGGGCGAGCGGCGACGTGGCGGCGAAGATCCCGGCCGCGTCCCGGCTGGCCTTGCGCGCGAGCGCACTGCTTCCGGTGATCAGGAAGATGGGCCGGATCGCCGAATGGGACTTCTGAGCACCTGCCGCAGCACGGCGTCGGCGGCCTCGGCCACCGGCACTGTCGTAAGCACTTCGAAGGTCGCCGAGGAACGCAGCAGCGGCTCGACCTCGTCCAGGTACCGCAACGCCTCGGCCAGTTCGCCCGGATGTTTCCCGTACGCATGGGACGTTCGCGTCGTCAACCGCTCCACCAGCACCTCGCGCGGCGCGCTCAGCAGCACGATCGCGCTGAACCGCGGAGAGAACCGGGACTGGTTCAGCACCGTCCCGGAGACGAACAACGGCCCGGAAGTCGCCAGCAGCGCCGAAATCCGGTCCTCGCGCCACCGTCGCTAGCCCTCGACCTCGTGCACGTATCCGTCGTAATCGGTGTCCACCGTGCGGTACCCGCGCCGAGACAGCTCCGCGAGCAGGCTGCTTTTGCCTGCTCGCGGACATCCCGTTCACCAGCGCTCGCATCGCGGCTACCGGGTTTCCAGCACCCGGGCCACGAACCGATCGACCTTCTCGCCCATCCGCGCGACGCGCTCCCCGGTGGAGAGCGTCTCCTTCGGTTGCGGCACCGCCGGCCGCAGCTCACCACGCAGATACGCACTGCAAGCCAGGTCAGAGCACAGATACGTGCCTACCGTGTTCCCGTCGCGACCGGCCTTGCCGGCCAGCCGCGCGGTGAACAGCGTGATGTCCGCCAGCGGATGCGTCGTGGAACAGAACGCGCACATGTTGCTCCGCAGCCGCGACTTCGGCGGCGCGGCAGCACGCAGCGACAGGCCGATCAGCTCCTCGCCGTGCGGCACTACCAGGTAAGCCCGGCCGGGCGCCTTCGCGTCGCGCCAGCCGAGGAAGTCGCGCGTTTCCCACGGAACCTCGGCCGGAATCGTGACGGACTTGGCTTCCCCGCGGGAACAGTTGACGAAGGAGGCACGGATCTCCGCGGAGTCGAGCGGCTGCATACCGGCACGCTAGCCACCCGCCCCGGCGACAGCGACGGCTTTTCTCGCTCCCCGGCCCGCCACCCCATACGATCGGCGGGTGCGCAAGATGATCGCGGGGAGGTTCCGGCTGGTTTTGCGCACCAGTCTGGGCTTCGCCGCGCTCGGCATCGGCTCTAGTGTCGCCGGTGCCGGGGTCGTCGCGCTGCTGTTGCTCCTGCAGGGCTTGCCCGAGGACGTCGACAACCGCGGCTGGGTGCTCGGCGTCACCGCGGCAGGAGTGGTCGCGCTCGCATTGATCATCGGCACGCTGTGGACCGCGTACCTGCAGCGCCGCACCGTCGTATGGTTCACCATCGGCCGGCCGCCGACTGAGGCGGAAGCCAAGCGCGCGCTACGGCTGCCGTTCGACATGGCAGTGGTCAGCGGAACGCTCTGGCTGGTCGGTGCGCTCGCACAGGGCATTCTGGCCGGCGTGCTCGGGTCGCTCGGCGATGCGGCGGGCATCGCGCTCACCATCGGCCTCGGCGGCCTGACCACGGTCGGGCTCACCTATCTCGCGGCGGAATGGGTCGCCCGCCCGGTCATGACGATGGCGCTCGACGTGCTGCCGCCGCGCGGCGCGCTGCCGGTCACCGTGCTGACCCGGCTGGTGGTCACCTGGGTGCTGGCCAGCGGCGTGCCGTTGATCGGCGTGCTGCTGGTGACGACGCCGCCTGATCTCGGCCGGCACGGGAACCCCACCGCGAGCCTGATCGTGCTGTCCGTCGCCGGACTCACCACTGGCGCGATCGGCACCGCACTGCTCTCCCGCGCCGTCGCCGCTCCGTTGCACCGGCTTCGGGTCGCACTCGACGCGATCGCGCACGGCCGCAAGGACGTGCACGTCGACGTGGACGATTCCAGCGAGATCGGGATGCTTCAGACGTCCGTCAACGACCTCGCCGCCGGGCTGCGCGAGCAGGACCGGATGCGGGATCTGTTCGGCCGCCACGTCGGCACCGACGTCGCGCGGCACGCGCTGGAGTACGGCGCTTCGCTGTCCGGCGACGTCCGCGAGGTGACCGCGCTCTTCGTCGACGTCGTGGACTCGACGGCACTCGCGTCGCGCACCCCGCCGCAGGAGCTGGTCGAGAAGCTGAACCGGTTCTTCGCCAGCGTGGTTTCCGCGGTCGACGCGCGCGGCGGGCTGGTCAACAAGTTCCAGGGCGACGCGGCGCTGTGCATCTTCGGCGCGCCGACCCGGCTGTCCGACGGCCCGACGATGGCGCTCGCCGCGGCCCGCGCGATTCGGGATGCGGTGATGTCGGAAGGCGAGCTGGACCTGGGCATCGGAGTCGCGACCGGGCAGGTGTTCGCGGGCCAGCTCGGCGCGTCGAGCCGGCTGGAGTACACGGTGATCGGCGACGCGGTGAACGAGGCCGCGCGGCTCACCGAGCACGCGAAGGCCGTGCCGGCGCGGGTGCTCGCCAGCGAAACGACGGTGAAATACGCGCTCGGCGGCGAACGGGAACACTGGCGGCTGCACGGGGAACTGCACCTGCGCGGCCGGCACCGCGAGACCCGGACCTGGACGACCTAGCGTTTTCGGCCTTCGGACTCGCTGAGCATGCGCTCGCGTTCAGCCAGCCGCCGCCGGCACCGGCACGTCCGGCCAGGTCAGCACGGTGGAGCCCCAGGTCAGTCCGGCGCCGAACGCGGTCAGCAGGACCCGGTGCCCCGGCATCAGCGACCCGTCCGCGGCCGCGTCGGCCAGCGCCAGCGGGATCGACGCCGCGCTCGTGTTGCCTACCCGGTCGATGTTCGACACGACGGTGTCCGTCGGCATCCCGAGCTGCTTCGCGGTCGCCTGCAGAATCCGGATGTTCGCCTGGTGGCCGACGAACCGGTCCACGTCGCCGACCATCCAGCCGGCCTGCTCCAGCACCGCGCGCGAGGATTCGGCCATCCGCGCGCACGCCTGCCGGAACACCGCCGTGCCCTGCATCACGAGGAACCGGTCCTTCGGGTCCTCCGGTAACCGCTGGGTCGCGCCGCCCGCTTCGACCCACAGCAGTTTCGCCAACTCGCCCTCGCTGTGCAGGTCGAACGGACCCAGCGCGCCGCGCTCTTCCGGTTCGCCCGCGCGCAGCAGCAGCGCGCCCGCGCCGTCGCCGAAGATCGGCACCGTGGTGCGGTCGTCCGGGTCGATCAGGGAAGTGAAGACGTCCGCGCCGATCACCAGCACGCGCGAAGCGATCCCGCCGGAGATGAACCCGGCGGCGGTCGCCAGCGCGTAGATGAAGCCGCTGCACACCGCGTTCACGTCCAGCGCCAGCGCCGTGCCGAGACCCAGCCGCGCGGCGACCTGCGGGGCCGTCGCCGGGCAGAGCTGGCCTGGGGTCGAGGTCGCCAGGACCACCGCGTCCGCCGATTCGCCGCCGAGCGCCGCCCGGCCCGCCTCCTCGGCCAGATCCACCGTGGACTGCCCGGGCGCGACCCGGCGCCGCTCGCGGATGCCGGTGCGGGTACGGATCCACTCGTCGCTGGTGTCCAGCCGGGCGGCGATCTCGTGGTTGGTCACCACGGTTTCGGGCAGCGCACCGCCCAGCCCGGCGACGACAGCGGCGCGGTGCGGCGACCTGCCGGCAGCACTCATGGCGGAACCTCCCAGACCGGCGGGTGGCGGACGTGCCGGATTGCCTCCCTTGTATGGCCTACCCCTGGGTAGACCGGTCAGTTGTGTTCCACATCACTAAGAGACCTCTTCCACATTCGCCCTATAGGGGGTAGTGCGATCTTCGCTCCGGAGCCTCGTTCCCCTGGCCAGCCGCAGCAGTCGGCCGTTCCCCAGGTCCGGTAAACCCGGCGCGTTTTGTCGGTGCCTCCGGTTAGCCTGAAGCGTGCGCACTCCCGACCTCGACCAGCTTGACCTCGCCATCCTCGCCTGCCTGCAGGCCGACGCCCGCACCATCGCCGAGGTCATCGGGGCGAAGGTGGGCCTGTCCGCGGCGGCGGTGCAGCGACGGATCAAGCGGCTGCGCGAGGCCGGGGTGATCGAAAAAGAGGTCGCGGTGCTGTCCCCGGCGGCGCTCGGGCTGGACATGACGTTCGTCGTCATGGTCGAGATGGAGCGGGAGAGCCTGGCGGTGCTGGACGGCTTCCGCGCCCAGGTTCTGGCCGACGACTGCGTGCAGCAGTGCTATTACGTGACCGGCGCGGCCGACTTCGTGCTGATCGTCTCCTGCCCGGACATGGCCGCCTTCGAGGCGTTCGCCCGCCGGATGTTCTTCGACAACCCGAACGTCCGGCACTTCACCACCAGTGTCGCCATGGACCGGGTCAAAGTAGGCCTCACGCTGCCGCTTCGCTGAGCGAGCGGGGCCGCGCGGCAAGCGCAAGAGCTCTGTGTCCGGCGTTACGCGAATGCGGGACGATGCAACCGATCGCGTGAACGTCGAGGCAATGGCGTCACGGGTCCCCCGGTCGATCATCTCCCTGCCGACCAGTTCGCGAGGCGCGAACGACCGGAGGACTCCAGGAGCAGCCGTGCACACCACCGACGCCGTACACCAGACCCAGTTCGTACTGCTGAACGAGAGCACTACGCCGGTGCTGTCCCGCCTGTCCTACCTCGTCTCGGAGCCGTTCGCGGTCACCGTGTCGTTCCGGACCGAGCGGGGCCGGTGGATCGAGTGGACCTTCGCCCGCGAGTTGCTCGCGGCCGGAATGGACGAGCCGACCGGGATCGGCGACGTGCGGGTCCGGCCGGACCTGTCCGAGGACGAGGCCCTGCTGACGCTGGAGATCGAATCGCCGGACGGGTACGCCTCCTTCGAACTGGAGCGCGCCGACCTGCAGACGTTCCTGGAGTCGTCCTACGAGCTGGTGCCGCTCGGCGCCGAGAGCGAGCACTTCGACATCGACGGGCTGATCGAGGAGATCAGCAACGTGTGAGACCTGCCGATCCCGCGGCATGAGGAAAAGGGCGGCTCGAGTGCGCTGGAGGCACTCGATCCGCCCTTTTCGTCCGTTTCGCGGGATCGGCTGTGCGGAAACGACCGCATCGGCATGCATCGACTGGGATGATCTTGGGCATTAAACGGAAGCCCGCAGCTTCCGTGGCACGGTCCCCCAAGAGGAGAAGCTCCCCGATGTCCACCACCACGCGTACCCGCGCCGCCGCCGGCGCAGCGGCTCTCGCGAGCGTCTTCGCTCTCGCGGCCTGCGGCTCGGGTTCGAACTCCGCCACCTCCGACGCTTCGGCGCCCACCGCAGAATCCGCTCCTTCCGGAACCCCGGCACCCGGCGCTCCGGCTAGCGCCGCGAACGGACAGCCGTCCGGCCCGACGCCGCGGTGCACGACCGAGAACCTCAGCGTGACGCTCGGCAAGGCTAAGCCGGAGGGCAGCCAGGTGCAGCTCCCACTGGTGTTCAAGAACATCGGCGCGAAGCCGTGCGACCTGCACGGCACCCCGGGCGTCGACCTGCACGGCCCGGAGCACCCCACCTACGGACCGGTCGACTCGCTGCTGCGCCGGGAAACCGGCACCCCGCACAACATCCTGGCCCCCGGCCGTACCGGAACCGCGCTGATCACCGTGCTCCAGTCCAGCCCGAATCCGCCCGCGGAGTCGCCAGCTTGGACCGCGCAAAGCCTGGAGACCATCCCGCCGGGCCAGACCAAGGCGCTGAAGGCGACCTGGCCCTCAGACCTCGCGATCACTCGCCAGGACGGGGCGACCCACCCCGGCACCTGGGTCGACGGCATCAAGGCCGACCCTTCCTGACCTGGCAACGACGAAGGGCCTGCGCCGGGCAGGACGCAGGCCCTTCGCCAGCTCCTGATTGCGCGGCCAGGTCGGCCGCGCCCCGCTGTCCATTAAGGACTTTCCGGGTGCTCTGGCTCCCCGCGGTGTCGATACCTCGGCCGGTGACGGACCGCGGTGCGGCCTTCGCACGCGCGAGGAAACCGCCGCGCGTTCCGGCTCGTCGATGGCCCACAATGGCGGCCATGGCGGACATCGAACTGGTCCAAGGCGACCTCACCGAGCAGGAAGTGGACGCTATCGTCAACGCGGCCAACTCGTCCCTGCTGGGAGGGGGCGGCGTCGACGGTGCGATCCACCGCAAGGGCGGGCCGGAGATTCTCGCTGAGTGCCGGAAACTGCGAGCCGGCCACTACGGCCGCGGCCTGCCGACCGGGCAGGCCGTCGCGACCACCGCCGGACGGCTGCTGGCGCGCTGGGTCGTGCACACCGTCGGCCCAGTGTGGTCGGACACCGAGGACCGGTCGGATCTGCTGGCCGACTGCCACCGCAACTCGCTCGCCGTCGCGGCGGACCTCGGTGCGCGCAGCATCGCCTTCCCGGCCATCTCCACCGGCGTCTACCGCTGGCCGATGGCCGACGCCGCGCGCATCGCCGTGACGACCGTCCGGGCCAGCGAATCGTTCGACGTGGTGCGGTTCGTCCTCTTCGATCGCGCCGCGCACGACACCTTCGCGGCGGCGGTACGGGAAATCCGCTGATCCAGGCCCTACCGTGAGCGGGTGGCCGATCAAAGACTGCCTGCCTGGCGGCGGGCGACCAGGGGCGAGACCCGATGGCCGGCGGCGATCGTGGTCATCGGGACTCTCGCGCTGCAACTCGCGTTGCCGGACGAGATGGTGCTGCACCCCTGGTGGCTGCTGCCGTCGCTGACCGCGGCGCTGATCGGCGCGCTGCTGCTGCTGAACCCCGGCCGGCTCAGCGAGTTCAACATCATCGAGCGGATCGTCGCGCTGTGCGTGCTCGCGGTGGTCAGCGTGCTCAACGGAGCGTCCGCGGTGCAGCTGGTGATCGGGATCGCCGAGGGATCGCAGCGCGGGCACGCAGTGCAGGTGCTGATCAGCGGCGTCGTCATCTACTGGACGAACATCGTCGTCTTCTCGCTCTGGTACTGGGAATTCGACCGCGGCGGCCCGGCCAGGCGGGCGACCGGCCGCGCGGACTTCCCGGACCTGCAGTTCCCGCAGATGAGCGATCCGTCGATGGCGAAGGCCGAGTGGGAACCGAAGTACCTGGACTACCTGTACACCTCGTTCACCAACGCCACGGCGTTCAGCCCCACCGACGTGATGCCGCTGCGGATCTGGGCGAAGATGACCATGATGGTGCAAGCTGGCATCTCGCTGCTGCTCGCGCTGATGGTGTTCGCCTGGGCGGTGAACGGCCTCCAGGGCTGAAACACACTGGCCCCAGCCGCCCGCGCCGGGTATATCTCCAGCTATGGAGCTTCCCGAACCGCCTTACTACGCCGTGATCTTCACTTCCCGGCGCACCGAGGGCGACCGCGGCTACGCCGAACGGTCCACCGCCATGTCCAAGCTCGCCGCTCAACAGCCGGGCTACCTCGGCGAGACCTCGGTTCGCGAGGAGTCCGGGCTCGGCATCACCGTGTCGTACTGGAAGGACGAGAAGTCGATCGCCGGATGGCGCGCCAACCTCGAGCACGTCGAGGCTCGGCGGCAGGGCCGCGCGGAGTGGTACCTGGACTACGAGGTGCAGGTGTCGCGGGTGGAACGGGCTTACGACTTCCGCCGCTGAGGCCCGCCGCTCCCCCTCATGCCCGTCCGTGAAGGGAACATTGAGGGACTCTGAGTCCCTCAATGTTCCCTTCACGGCATCACATCCGCGCCGCCGGGAAGGTCACTGCCGGGTCATGGCGAAGCTCTGGCCGTCCGAGCCGATCGGGCCGGGAGTCCAGGTGGCGCTGCCGCCGTCGTCCGCGTTCAGGCCCTGCGGGCTGGTGTCGGCGAGGTTCTTGCCGTCGAACTTGACCCCGTCGAACTTCACGCCGCCGCTGATCGACGGGTAGGAGTCGGTCGGCGATTCGATGATCGCCTCGGCCGAGGAGTGCGGCGCGTTCAGCGACTGGGTGGTCGTCTTGGTCCAGCCCTGGGTGTCGTTCTTCAGGTCGAGCGTGTAGCTGGTCCCGCTGCGGGTGACGGTCGCGGTCAGGTGGTCACCGGCCTTCACCGGAGCTTCCGACGCCGAGTAGTACACCGGTGCGGCCGGGTACATCTCGTACCACGCCTGGTACTGCGGGCTGCCGCTGGAGCAGTCGGTCGCCACCCCGGTTTGCTCCACAGAGGACGATCCGTCGCCGTCGATGCCCACCCACGGAGCGAAAAGATCGTTGCTGCTCTTGCAGGTCGCCGAGGGCTCGGTCCAGCCGGCGGTCGCGGTCGTGAAGCTGCCGAAGCTGACGTAGCCGCCCCAGTTCCCGCCGGAATAGTGATTTCCGTGGAAGTGCGCGCCAAACGAGACCGGCCCGGCGCCCGCACCGGCGACGAGAGACGCGGCGGCAACCGCTCCGACCGCGAAAAGCCTTACCGGGCGCGAAAAAATACGCGAGTTCATGGGCATCCAATCTGGTCGCGGGACTCGGGGAGCCGACGCGTACCAGTGTTGAATTTGCTTGCCCGCTGCCGGTAGCTACTTTCGAAGGGTATTCACATCTGGCGAATTACTCACCGAATGTCCTGATTCTCCTTTGTGTGCACGGAAGTCCGTGCCCGGCCCGCGGGGACGGGACGGGCCGGACACGGACCTCGCGCGCGGAGCGGACTACTGCGCGGCGCGTGCGTGCGCCGCGTCCACGAACCGGGTGGTGTAGGTCTGGGACAGATCGATCTTGTCCTTCTTGGGCTTCACGTTGCTGGAGGAGGAGCCGAGCACCTTCAGCACGTTCCGCGCACCGGCCGGGTCCATCCGGCCGTCCTTGGTGAACATCGGCAGGCTGTCCTTGAGAGATTTCACGTACAGCGCCTTGTCCCCGCCCGCGAACGACTTCGGCATCACATCGGCGACCTGTTCCGCGGTGTGCGTGGACAACCACTGCAGCGAAGCCACGTACGCGTTCGCGAGTTTCTGCACGACATCCGGATAACGCTTCACGATCTCGCAGCTCATGTACAGCGAGCTCGCCGGGTACAGCCCGCCCAGCGCGGCCTTGGTGCCTTCCGGGGTGCGCATGTCGTAGAGCACCTTGGCCTGACCGGTGTTGGTCAGCTGCGCGATCGTCGGGTCGGTCGTCATGCCGGCGTCGATCGAACCCTGTTGCATCGCCGAGATGAACGTCTGCCCGGCCCCGACCTTCACCGGCGTGTAATCCTTGCTGCCGACCCCGCCGCGGCTGGCCAGCGCCTTGGTGAGGAAGTCGGTCGACGAGCCCAGCGACGTGACGCCCAGGTTCCGGCCCCGGAAGTCCGCGCCGGACTTGATCTGGTCCGCCTTCTTCGTGGCGACCATCTCCGCCTCGCCCGGCACGTTCGCGAACTGCACCACGCTGGTGATGCATTGTTCCTTGGCCTGCAGGTCGATCGTGTGGTCGTAGAACCCGATCACGCCCTGCACCTCACCGGCCAGCAGCGAGGTTTCCGCGTTCGCGCCGGAGGGCTGGTCGAACAGTTCGACGTCCAATCCCTGCTTCTGGTATTCGCCCAGCTGCTGGGCGAGCTGGCCGGGCAGATAGATCACTTTGGACAGTCCGCCGACCATGATCTTGACGTGCGGCCGCCCGCTGTCGCCGAGGTCGATCTGCCGGGAATCCCGGCAGGCGCTCACCCCGGCCACGGTGACCAGCGCGGCCGCCGCGACCGCGAGTGTCCTTTTCAGCCGCATGTCAGATCCCCTGGCTCGCCTGGGCGGAAACCTGCGGACGCCAGCGCAGCAGCTTGCGCTCGGCCGAGCCGATCACCCATTCCGCGAACAGCGCCACCACCATGATCACCAGCATGCCGGCGTAAACCCCGGCGGTGTCGAAGGTTCCCTGCGCGTTGGCGATCAGGAAACCCATGCCCGCCTTGGCTCCGGTGTACTCGCCGACCACCGCACCGATCAGCGCGAACCCGAACGCGACGTGCAGCGAGGAAAGGATCCACGACGTCGCGCTGGGCAGCACGATCGACTGCAGCACCTGCCAGCGCGTCGCGCCGAGAATGCGCGCGTTGTCGATCAGATTGCGGTCCACTTCCCGAGCACCGGTGAACGCGTTGAAGAACACCGCGAAGAACACCAGCACGAACACCGTCGCGACTTTTGAAGACAACCCGAGACCGAACCAGATCACGAACAGCGCGGCGAGGACGATCCGCGGCATCGCGTTGGCCGCCTTGATGAACGGTGCCAGGACTTCGGCGAGATACGCGCTGCGGCCGAGAACGACACCGCAGATGACACCGGCCACCGCACCGAGCACGAAGCCGATCACGGCTTCCTCGACGGTAACCAGGATCTGGTACCAGATGCTGCCGAAATCCGTCCCGGTGGAGAACCATTCCACCAGCCGGTCCCAGATCTTCGACGGCATCGAGTAGAAGAACGGGTCGATCCAGAACCGGCCGGCCAGTTCCCACAGGCCCAGCCAGGCCACGAGGATCGCCAGCCGCAGCAACCAGACGTTGCGTCGGTGCCGCCCGGCCGACTTCTTCGCGCGGGCGACGATGTCCTGTTCGGTTTCGAAGACCGGCGTCGGCGCGGTCCGAGTCTCAAGCGACACCGGTCGCTCCCTTCTGGCGGGCCTTGTCGACCTCGCCGCGCAGCGATTCCCAGATGTCGGAGTAGATCTTGCGGAATTCCTCGGTCAGCCGAAGGTCCTCGACCTTGCGCGGCCGCTCCAGCGGGACCTCGAAGACGTCCTTGACGGTCGCCGGGCTGGTGGTCAGCACGACGACCTTGTCCGCCAGCGCGATGGCCTCGTCGAGGTCGTGCGTCACGAAGATCACCGCGGCGCCGGAGCCGGACCACAGCCGCAGCAGCTCGTCCTGCATGAGGGCGCGGGTCTGCACGTCGAGCGCGGAGAACGGCTCGTCCATCAGCAGGATCTTGGGCTCGGTGACCAGCGTCTGGGCCAGTGCGACGCGCTTGCGCATGCCGCCGGAAAGCTGGTGCGGATAGTACTTCTCGAACCCGGCCAGGCCGACCCGGCCGATCCAGTCCGCCGCCTTCTTCCGAGCGTCCTCTTTGGACTCACCGCGGAACCGCGGGCCGGAGGCGACGTTGTCCAGCACCGAACGCCACGGCATCACCGCGTCGGTCTGGAACATGTAGCCGACGCCGTCCGGAATGGACTTCACGTCCTCGCCGTGCACGACGACCCGGCCCGCCGACGGCGGTTGCAGCCCGGAAACCAGGGAGAGCGTGGTGGATTTGCCACAGCCGGTCGGGCCGACCACGGAGACGAACTCCCCGGGTTCGACGGTCATGGTGAGCTCGCGGACAGCGGTGTGGACGGAACCGGATCCGCTGGGGAACCTTTTGGTGGCGCCGATCAGTTCGATGAGTGGGGCCATCGAGGTGACTCCTTCGTCACGGTGGGGACTCGCTCGAGGCAGGTTAAGTACCGGTGTGACCCGGGAGAAGCTTGTCGACGTTCTGCGTGCGCTCTGCGCGTTCTCCACGTTTTGCTCGTTTAGCGCACGGCGCTGAGCTGGGGGTATGTTCCCTGCCATGCCGAATTGGGCGCTCTTCCCGCGGATGCGGTTCACCCGTCAGGTGCTGCTGTTGCAGATCGGCGTGGTGGTCCTGCTCGTGGGCCTCGGCGTCGCACTGGTCAGCTGGCTGCTGCGCACGACGCTGGTCGAGCAGTACGGCCAGCGAGCGCTGGCGATCGCGAAATCGGTGGCGACCGAGCCGGCGGTGGTCAACGGCGCCGCCTCCCGGAAACCGAATCCGGACCTGCAGCAGCGAGTCGAGGCGGTGACCGGCACCGACGACGCGCTGCTGTTCGTGGTCATCACCGACGATCACGGCATCCGGCTGGCGCATCCGACCCGGTCGGAGGTCGGCAAGCCGGTGAGCAGCTCGTGGGAAGAAGTGATCGCGGGCAACGACGTGGTCAGCGAGTTCAACGCCGGCACGCTCGGCCCGTCGGTGCGCAGCAAAACCCCGATCCGGCTCGGCCCGCGCGTCGTCGGCGAGGTCAGCGTCGGCTACCGCATCGGCGAGCTCACCAGCGATTTCAACCGGATATTGGTCTTGACGATGATCTTCGCCGGCGGCGCGCTGCTGATCGGGGCCGGTGCGTCGGCGCTGCTCAACCGCCGCTTGCGCCGCGTAACGCACGGCCTTGAACCGCACGAGCTGACCGAGCTTCTGTACGAACACGAAGCCGTCCTGCACGGCATCGGCGAAGGAGTGCTGGCCGTCGACGCCGAACATCGGGTGACCGTCCGCAACGACGAGGCCGAACGCCTGTTGGACACTCCCCTGCCGGTCGGCACGCCGCTCGAAGAACTGGACCTGTCACCGCGCGTGCACAACGCCGTCGCCGAGGGACTGCCGGTGGACAATCTGCTGGCAGTAGCCGGAAATCGGGTACTGGTGGTCAACTCCCGCGCCGTGCACCGGGACGAGCGCGCCCTCGGCACCGTGCTGACTTTCCGCGACCGCACCGATCTCGACACCCTCACCCGGGAACTGGACGGCATCCGTTCGCTTTCCGACGGCCTGCGTGCCCAGCGCCACGAGTTCGCCAACCGCCTGCACACCCTGTCCGG
This sequence is a window from Amycolatopsis benzoatilytica AK 16/65. Protein-coding genes within it:
- a CDS encoding DUF1345 domain-containing protein — encoded protein: MADQRLPAWRRATRGETRWPAAIVVIGTLALQLALPDEMVLHPWWLLPSLTAALIGALLLLNPGRLSEFNIIERIVALCVLAVVSVLNGASAVQLVIGIAEGSQRGHAVQVLISGVVIYWTNIVVFSLWYWEFDRGGPARRATGRADFPDLQFPQMSDPSMAKAEWEPKYLDYLYTSFTNATAFSPTDVMPLRIWAKMTMMVQAGISLLLALMVFAWAVNGLQG
- a CDS encoding antibiotic biosynthesis monooxygenase family protein, which codes for MELPEPPYYAVIFTSRRTEGDRGYAERSTAMSKLAAQQPGYLGETSVREESGLGITVSYWKDEKSIAGWRANLEHVEARRQGRAEWYLDYEVQVSRVERAYDFRR
- a CDS encoding G1 family glutamic endopeptidase; amino-acid sequence: MNSRIFSRPVRLFAVGAVAAASLVAGAGAGPVSFGAHFHGNHYSGGNWGGYVSFGSFTTATAGWTEPSATCKSSNDLFAPWVGIDGDGSSSVEQTGVATDCSSGSPQYQAWYEMYPAAPVYYSASEAPVKAGDHLTATVTRSGTSYTLDLKNDTQGWTKTTTQSLNAPHSSAEAIIESPTDSYPSISGGVKFDGVKFDGKNLADTSPQGLNADDGGSATWTPGPIGSDGQSFAMTRQ
- a CDS encoding ABC transporter substrate-binding protein — protein: MRLKRTLAVAAAALVTVAGVSACRDSRQIDLGDSGRPHVKIMVGGLSKVIYLPGQLAQQLGEYQKQGLDVELFDQPSGANAETSLLAGEVQGVIGFYDHTIDLQAKEQCITSVVQFANVPGEAEMVATKKADQIKSGADFRGRNLGVTSLGSSTDFLTKALASRGGVGSKDYTPVKVGAGQTFISAMQQGSIDAGMTTDPTIAQLTNTGQAKVLYDMRTPEGTKAALGGLYPASSLYMSCEIVKRYPDVVQKLANAYVASLQWLSTHTAEQVADVMPKSFAGGDKALYVKSLKDSLPMFTKDGRMDPAGARNVLKVLGSSSSNVKPKKDKIDLSQTYTTRFVDAAHARAAQ
- a CDS encoding ABC transporter permease, with product MSLETRTAPTPVFETEQDIVARAKKSAGRHRRNVWLLRLAILVAWLGLWELAGRFWIDPFFYSMPSKIWDRLVEWFSTGTDFGSIWYQILVTVEEAVIGFVLGAVAGVICGVVLGRSAYLAEVLAPFIKAANAMPRIVLAALFVIWFGLGLSSKVATVFVLVFFAVFFNAFTGAREVDRNLIDNARILGATRWQVLQSIVLPSATSWILSSLHVAFGFALIGAVVGEYTGAKAGMGFLIANAQGTFDTAGVYAGMLVIMVVALFAEWVIGSAERKLLRWRPQVSAQASQGI
- a CDS encoding ABC transporter ATP-binding protein; its protein translation is MAPLIELIGATKRFPSGSGSVHTAVRELTMTVEPGEFVSVVGPTGCGKSTTLSLVSGLQPPSAGRVVVHGEDVKSIPDGVGYMFQTDAVMPWRSVLDNVASGPRFRGESKEDARKKAADWIGRVGLAGFEKYYPHQLSGGMRKRVALAQTLVTEPKILLMDEPFSALDVQTRALMQDELLRLWSGSGAAVIFVTHDLDEAIALADKVVVLTTSPATVKDVFEVPLERPRKVEDLRLTEEFRKIYSDIWESLRGEVDKARQKGATGVA
- a CDS encoding sensor histidine kinase, whose amino-acid sequence is MPNWALFPRMRFTRQVLLLQIGVVVLLVGLGVALVSWLLRTTLVEQYGQRALAIAKSVATEPAVVNGAASRKPNPDLQQRVEAVTGTDDALLFVVITDDHGIRLAHPTRSEVGKPVSSSWEEVIAGNDVVSEFNAGTLGPSVRSKTPIRLGPRVVGEVSVGYRIGELTSDFNRILVLTMIFAGGALLIGAGASALLNRRLRRVTHGLEPHELTELLYEHEAVLHGIGEGVLAVDAEHRVTVRNDEAERLLDTPLPVGTPLEELDLSPRVHNAVAEGLPVDNLLAVAGNRVLVVNSRAVHRDERALGTVLTFRDRTDLDTLTRELDGIRSLSDGLRAQRHEFANRLHTLSGLLQLGHHAEAEEYLQTLTETTASRARPLDDRVADPYLRALLVAKTEQAQEKGIDLRVADDSWAPTPVTDPIAAGTVIGNLVDNALHAALLGPRRPSWVEIGLLADGSALHVSVVDSGPGVAPDLRDNLFAEGVSTKLSPGHGLGLALARQAARARDGDVWLADPGGDTVGALFVAKLPGLLDRPEETDA